A stretch of the Agromyces larvae genome encodes the following:
- the mfd gene encoding transcription-repair coupling factor, translating into MNLQGLNTALSRASTIDAALDQAQRNADFSAPSGLDAPLLAGLLGRRADAGLPPVLFAITATSREGEALRASLAPYLPDDAELLEFPAWETLPHERLSPSAETVGRRLHALRRLHERAEQVAAGDAASRHPLVVVASVRAALQPIAENLASLEPIELVAGARGHDLAAISARLVDLAYARVDLVSRRGEFAVRGGILDVFPPTADHPVRVEFFGDEVEELRAFSVADQRSLPEPIERVRLAPSRELLLTPAVRQRAREMVHEFPTLSGMLEKLAEGIPVEGMESLAPALIDRLVPVTQYLPEGAAVAVLAPERVEGRAISLGETNREFLAAAWSAATMGAGAPIDLAAGDFLSVADLREAALFSAPGEPDPQRAWWTLSSFDAGEAAEDAAGPDASYVRVAANAMPSFQGNVEGAVEHVGGRLRDGWSLVVAAAGHGLVERARDVLADSGLAARIVDEVPGDLEAGVAYLVQADAARGFEVPEAKIGLVAEAEFYGRAAGYDARQGKKLATRRRNVVDPLQLKPGDYVVHSTHGIGRFVELVQREVATGARPTGPTRTGIKQQPKAVREYLVLEYAPSKRGQAGDRLYVPMDQLDLLSRYVGGESPSLSKMGGSDWSQAKSRARKAVRDIAVELVKLYSARMASKGHAFGPDTPWQHELEEAFPYVETLDQLQTIDEVKADMERPIPMDRLLAGDVGFGKTEVAVRAAFKAIQDGKQVAMLVPTTLLVKQHFETFSERFAGFPVHVRALSRFQTDKEARETIAGLADGTVDLVIGTHRILTEKLRFKDLGLLIIDEEQRFGVEHKDQLKKLKTNVDILAMSATPIPRTLEMAVTGIREMSTLATPPEDRHPILTYVGPYTDQQVAAAIRREMLREGQVFFVHNRVSSINRVAAQLAELVPEARIAVAHGQLNEHVLDQIVNDFWERKFDVLVSTTIIETGLDISNANTIIIDRADKYGLSQLHQLRGRVGRGRERAYAYFLYDPNKPLSETAHDRLSTIAANNELGGGMQIALKDLEIRGAGNLLGAEQAGHIAGVGFDLYLRMIGEAVSAFRGDVAEGQTELRLELPVDAHIPDDYVDSERLRLEAYQKLSAASGPAAKDGQIDQVLEEIVDRYGEPPEAVQHLVAVSRLRRQAQLAGLSDVIATGTKLRLAPAKLPDSRRVRLERMYPGAKVFAQNDVILVPFPTPGGEAPGDGDLIAWVSRLIEVIFPAPEPATEEAGAAAAAS; encoded by the coding sequence GTGAATCTGCAGGGCCTGAACACGGCGCTTTCGCGCGCCTCCACGATCGACGCGGCCCTCGACCAGGCCCAGCGCAACGCCGACTTCTCGGCCCCCTCGGGGCTCGATGCGCCGCTGCTCGCGGGGCTCCTCGGCCGTCGCGCCGACGCGGGGCTTCCGCCGGTGCTCTTCGCCATCACCGCGACCAGCCGCGAGGGCGAGGCGCTGCGCGCGTCGCTCGCGCCCTACCTGCCCGACGACGCCGAACTGCTCGAGTTCCCCGCCTGGGAGACGCTGCCGCACGAGCGACTCAGCCCCTCGGCTGAGACCGTCGGCCGGCGCCTGCACGCGCTGCGCCGTCTGCACGAGCGCGCCGAGCAGGTCGCCGCGGGCGACGCCGCATCGCGGCATCCGCTCGTGGTGGTCGCCTCCGTGCGCGCTGCGCTGCAGCCCATCGCCGAGAACCTCGCGTCGCTCGAGCCGATCGAGCTGGTCGCCGGCGCACGCGGGCACGACTTGGCCGCCATCTCGGCCCGGCTCGTCGACCTCGCGTACGCGCGCGTCGACCTGGTGTCGCGGCGCGGCGAGTTCGCGGTGCGCGGCGGCATCCTCGACGTCTTCCCGCCGACGGCCGACCACCCGGTGCGCGTCGAATTCTTCGGCGACGAGGTCGAAGAGCTGCGGGCGTTCTCGGTCGCCGACCAGCGGTCGCTGCCCGAGCCCATCGAACGCGTCCGGCTCGCCCCGAGCCGCGAGCTGCTGCTCACCCCCGCGGTGCGCCAGCGGGCGCGCGAGATGGTGCACGAGTTCCCGACGCTGTCGGGCATGCTCGAGAAGCTCGCCGAGGGCATCCCGGTCGAGGGCATGGAGTCGCTCGCGCCCGCCCTCATCGACCGGCTGGTGCCGGTCACGCAGTACCTCCCCGAGGGCGCCGCGGTCGCGGTGCTCGCGCCCGAACGCGTCGAGGGGCGCGCGATCAGCCTCGGCGAGACGAACCGCGAGTTCCTCGCCGCCGCCTGGAGCGCGGCGACCATGGGCGCCGGCGCGCCGATCGATCTCGCCGCGGGCGACTTCCTCTCGGTCGCCGACCTGCGCGAGGCGGCGCTGTTCAGCGCCCCGGGCGAGCCCGATCCGCAGCGCGCGTGGTGGACGCTCTCGAGCTTCGACGCGGGCGAGGCCGCCGAGGACGCGGCCGGGCCGGATGCCTCGTACGTGCGCGTCGCGGCGAATGCGATGCCGAGCTTCCAGGGCAACGTCGAGGGTGCGGTCGAGCACGTCGGCGGCCGGCTGCGCGACGGGTGGAGCCTCGTCGTCGCCGCCGCCGGGCACGGCCTGGTCGAGCGCGCCCGCGACGTGCTCGCCGATTCGGGGCTCGCCGCGCGCATCGTCGACGAGGTGCCGGGCGACCTGGAGGCGGGCGTCGCCTACCTCGTGCAGGCCGACGCCGCACGCGGGTTCGAGGTGCCCGAGGCGAAGATCGGGCTCGTCGCCGAGGCCGAGTTCTACGGTCGCGCCGCGGGCTACGACGCGCGCCAGGGCAAGAAGCTCGCGACCCGACGCCGCAACGTCGTCGACCCGCTGCAGCTGAAGCCCGGCGACTACGTCGTGCACTCGACCCACGGCATCGGCCGGTTCGTCGAGCTCGTGCAGCGCGAGGTCGCGACCGGTGCCCGGCCGACCGGGCCGACGCGCACCGGCATCAAGCAGCAGCCGAAGGCGGTGCGCGAGTACCTCGTGCTCGAGTACGCGCCGTCCAAGCGCGGCCAGGCCGGCGACCGGCTCTACGTGCCGATGGACCAGCTCGACCTGCTGTCGCGGTACGTCGGCGGCGAGTCGCCCAGCCTGTCGAAGATGGGCGGCAGCGACTGGTCGCAGGCCAAGAGCCGGGCGCGCAAGGCGGTGCGCGACATCGCGGTCGAGCTCGTGAAGCTGTACTCGGCGCGGATGGCGTCGAAGGGGCACGCGTTCGGGCCCGACACCCCCTGGCAGCACGAGCTCGAAGAGGCGTTCCCCTACGTCGAGACGCTCGACCAGCTGCAGACCATCGACGAGGTGAAGGCCGACATGGAGCGGCCCATCCCGATGGACCGGCTGCTGGCCGGCGACGTCGGCTTCGGCAAGACCGAGGTCGCGGTGCGCGCGGCGTTCAAGGCGATCCAAGACGGCAAACAGGTCGCGATGCTCGTGCCGACGACCCTGCTCGTGAAGCAGCACTTCGAGACGTTCAGCGAGCGGTTCGCCGGGTTCCCCGTGCACGTGCGGGCGCTCAGCCGCTTCCAGACCGACAAGGAGGCGCGCGAGACGATCGCGGGCCTGGCCGACGGCACCGTCGACCTGGTCATCGGCACCCACCGCATCCTCACCGAGAAGCTGCGGTTCAAAGACCTGGGGCTGCTCATCATCGACGAGGAGCAGCGGTTCGGCGTCGAGCACAAAGACCAGCTGAAGAAGCTGAAGACCAACGTCGACATCCTCGCGATGAGCGCCACCCCCATCCCGCGCACGCTCGAGATGGCGGTCACCGGCATCCGCGAGATGTCGACGCTCGCCACCCCGCCCGAGGATCGGCACCCGATCCTCACCTACGTCGGGCCGTACACCGACCAGCAGGTGGCCGCCGCGATCCGCCGCGAGATGCTGCGCGAGGGCCAGGTGTTCTTCGTGCACAACCGGGTGTCGTCGATCAACCGGGTCGCCGCCCAGCTCGCCGAGCTCGTGCCCGAGGCGCGCATCGCGGTCGCGCACGGCCAGCTCAACGAGCACGTGCTGGACCAGATCGTGAACGACTTCTGGGAGCGCAAGTTCGACGTGCTCGTCTCGACGACGATCATCGAGACGGGGCTCGACATTTCGAACGCGAACACGATCATCATCGACCGCGCCGACAAGTACGGTCTCTCGCAGCTGCACCAGTTGCGCGGGCGCGTGGGGCGCGGGCGCGAGCGCGCGTACGCGTACTTCCTGTACGACCCGAACAAGCCGCTCAGCGAGACCGCGCACGACCGGCTCTCGACGATCGCGGCGAACAACGAGCTCGGCGGCGGCATGCAGATCGCCCTGAAAGACCTCGAGATCCGCGGCGCGGGCAACCTGCTCGGCGCCGAGCAGGCGGGGCATATCGCGGGCGTCGGCTTCGACCTCTACCTGCGCATGATCGGCGAGGCGGTATCGGCGTTCCGCGGCGACGTGGCCGAGGGGCAGACCGAGCTGCGGCTCGAGCTGCCGGTCGACGCGCACATCCCCGACGACTACGTCGACAGCGAGCGGCTGCGGCTCGAGGCGTACCAGAAGCTGTCGGCGGCGTCCGGGCCGGCGGCGAAGGACGGCCAGATCGACCAGGTGCTCGAGGAGATCGTCGACCGGTACGGCGAGCCGCCCGAGGCGGTGCAGCACCTCGTCGCGGTGTCGCGCCTGCGCCGGCAGGCGCAGCTCGCGGGCCTCAGCGACGTCATCGCGACCGGCACCAAGCTGCGGCTCGCGCCGGCGAAGCTGCCCGATTCGCGTCGGGTGCGCCTCGAGCGGATGTACCCGGGCGCGAAGGTGTTCGCGCAGAACGACGTGATCCTGGTGCCGTTCCCGACGCCCGGCGGCGAGGCACCCGGCGACGGCGACCTGATCGCGTGGGTGTCGAGGCTCATCGAGGTGATCTTCCCGGCGCCCGAGCCGGCGACGGAGGAGGCCGGCGCGGCCGCGGCTGCGAGCTGA
- a CDS encoding RNase H family protein, which translates to MITAAADGSALGNPGPAGWAWYVDDGCWAAGGWKRATNNQGELKAVLELLRATAHLDDELLIQCDSQYVINCVTKWMPGWKRKGWRKADGKPVLNQDLLLELDAALVGRRYRFEWVRGHAGHAANEAADQRARAVAEAYRSGGEIPSGPGWTGACEASGAPVAPVASDPVSPAAIAAADRALEDTALFDFDDPTADWLTMTLELTAEEHTRLIERAREAGQSPDEFLRGLI; encoded by the coding sequence ATGATCACCGCCGCCGCCGACGGATCCGCCCTCGGCAACCCCGGCCCCGCCGGCTGGGCCTGGTACGTCGACGACGGCTGCTGGGCGGCGGGCGGGTGGAAGCGCGCCACGAACAACCAGGGCGAGCTCAAGGCGGTGCTGGAGCTGCTGCGGGCGACCGCCCACCTCGACGACGAGCTGCTCATCCAGTGCGACAGCCAGTACGTCATCAACTGCGTCACGAAGTGGATGCCAGGCTGGAAGCGCAAGGGCTGGCGCAAGGCCGACGGCAAGCCCGTGCTCAATCAGGACCTGCTGCTCGAGCTCGACGCCGCCCTCGTCGGACGCCGCTACCGCTTCGAGTGGGTGCGCGGCCATGCCGGCCACGCCGCCAACGAAGCCGCCGACCAGCGCGCCCGCGCGGTCGCCGAGGCCTACCGCAGCGGCGGCGAGATCCCGAGCGGCCCCGGCTGGACGGGCGCGTGCGAGGCATCCGGCGCACCCGTCGCACCCGTCGCATCCGACCCCGTCTCCCCCGCCGCGATCGCCGCCGCCGACCGGGCGCTCGAAGACACCGCCCTCTTCGACTTCGACGACCCGACCGCCGACTGGCTCACGATGACGCTCGAGCTCACCGCCGAGGAGCACACCCGCCTCATCGAACGCGCCCGCGAGGCCGGTCAGTCGCCCGACGAGTTCCTGCGCGGACTCATCTGA
- a CDS encoding ferritin-like domain-containing protein, which translates to MAFDIDRYAATSVRLEWDDLDLEAHFAEHPLPPESLRTLRYMADVEYHTVCYTRDLLTTPSHREPDVGAFMTMWNREEFWHGEALAAVLGVHGITVDYDALKASRVKLGWRDRLDPIKQSIAGALVGADFIAVHMSWGAANEWSAITAYQQMAELEADPVLADLLRRIAKQEARHVAFYTTQARARLAASRRAQQVTRFALSRFWAPVGSSIQPRDEVRHVMTQLMSGDEGRRAARRVDESIAAMPGLAGLTIVQDALGALGVR; encoded by the coding sequence GTGGCATTCGACATCGATCGGTACGCGGCGACGAGCGTGCGCCTGGAGTGGGACGACCTCGACCTCGAAGCCCATTTCGCGGAGCATCCGCTGCCGCCGGAGTCGCTGCGCACCCTGCGCTACATGGCCGACGTCGAGTACCACACCGTCTGCTACACGCGAGACCTGCTCACGACGCCCTCGCACCGGGAGCCCGACGTCGGCGCGTTCATGACGATGTGGAACCGCGAGGAGTTCTGGCACGGCGAAGCGCTCGCCGCCGTGCTCGGCGTGCACGGCATCACCGTCGACTACGACGCGCTGAAGGCGAGCCGGGTGAAGCTCGGCTGGCGCGACCGGCTCGACCCGATCAAGCAGTCGATCGCGGGCGCGCTCGTGGGCGCCGACTTCATCGCGGTGCACATGTCGTGGGGTGCCGCGAACGAGTGGAGCGCGATCACCGCGTACCAGCAGATGGCCGAGCTCGAGGCCGACCCGGTGCTCGCCGACCTGCTGCGCCGCATCGCGAAGCAGGAGGCCAGGCACGTCGCGTTCTACACCACGCAGGCGCGCGCCCGCCTCGCCGCGAGCCGCCGTGCGCAGCAGGTGACGCGCTTCGCGCTGAGCCGGTTCTGGGCACCGGTGGGCTCGAGCATCCAGCCGCGCGACGAGGTGCGGCACGTGATGACCCAGCTCATGAGCGGCGACGAGGGCCGGCGCGCGGCGCGCAGGGTCGACGAGTCGATCGCGGCGATGCCCGGGCTCGCGGGGCTCACCATCGTGCAGGACGCGCTCGGCGCGCTCGGCGTCAGATGA